A region of the Bacteroidota bacterium genome:
GGACAGTAACAACACCTGAGTGCGGTTCCTTCGTAGTGAATGGAAAATTTCCAACTGCCGAATTTGCTGAAGTAATTGCATTAAAGATGGTAGATTTACCAACATTGGGTAAGCCTACTATTCCACAATTAAAGCCCATAATAAATTTTAAATTTTAAATTTAGTATTTTCTTCTAATGGATAATTATTGTATTTGAAAATCAAAACCTATCCATCGCTGTTATTTTCAGAAAAATTATTTCCCGGGTTGGAAGTTTTGTACTTCTTCTAAAATTGTACTGACAATTTCGTCTTCTTTAATCTTTTTAATCATCTCCCCTTTTCGATACAAAATTGCAACACCTTTTCCTGCCGCAATCCCGATGTCGGCTTCGCTTGCTTCTCCCGGTCCGTTAACGACGCAACCTAACACAGCAATTTTGATGGGTTTTTTTTCGCCCGCTAACTTTTCTTCAAGCTGTTTAACTATACTGAATAAATCAACTTCCAAACGTCCACAAGTGGGACAAGCAATCAGCTCAACATTCCGAGATGCCAAACTTAACGAGCGGAGAATCTCCTTACCAACTTCAATCTCTTTGACGGGATCATCAGTGAGTGATACCCGAATGGTATCGCCAACCCCTTCAGCTAACAAAGTTCCGATTCCTACGGCAGATTTAATTGTGCCAATTTTGGTGGTTCCGGCTTCGGTTACACCAAGATGAAGCGGTAGGTCGGTCTTTGACGCAATCAATCTGTAAGCTTCTATCATTAATTTTACATCAGTCGATTTTACAGAGATTACTACATCTTTGAAATTGAACTCATCACATATTCCCACATGCCTCATGGCACTCTCATACAAAGCTTCGGCAGTCGGGAAACCGTGTTTTTCGAGTATATCTTCTTCAAGCGAACCTGAGTTTACTCCGATACGTATCGGAATTCCTTTTCCGGCTGCAGCTTCCAAAACTTGTCGAATCCTATTCTTCGAACCAATATTTCCGGGATTGATTCTAACTTTTGCAACTCCCGCTTCAATTGCTTGCAAAGCAAATACATGATTGAAATGAATATCCGCGACAACAGGTATTGGCGACTTCATCACAATCTTCGGCATTGCTTCGGCTGCCTCTTTATCATTAACTGTAACACGTACGATATCGCAGCCAGCTTCTGTTGCTTCAATTATCTGCTTTACCGTAGCATCAACATCGCCGGTTTTGGTTTTAGTCATTGTTTGCACAGAGATTGGTGCATCACCGCCAATAAGCACACCACCAACATTGACTTGCCGGGTTTGTCTGCGAATACCAACTTTGTATGTAGGATGACTATTTAGTTCCGAAGAGGACATGGATATTTATGATTTATGAAATATGAATTATGAATTATGAATTTTGATTTACTTCAATTTCTTACTCGCTTCAAAGAGGATTTGTTTTTCTTTTTCAGAAAGATTTTGATAACCTTCTTTACTTATCTTATCGAGAATTTCATCAACCCGTTGTTGTAGTGCATCCTGGTTTTCTTCAATATCAAAATATTTCGCATCGCTGATTATATCTGGACTTTTTTTTGTAGCGGTTGTATATCTTCCCGGCTTTTGATAAATACTGATGAACTTTTCCCAGAAGTTTATTAGTTGATATCTTTTAGAATCTATTATAATGAGAATGAAACCAACAGCAGCGCCACCTAAATGAGCGAAGTGTGCGATGCCGTCTTGTGTTCCGGTTATTCCGGCATATAACTCAATTGCCATGAATATCGTCACAAAATATTTTGCTTTTATTGGGAGGAAGAAATAGAGAAAAATTGGTCGATTAGGGAAAATTATTCCGAAAGCAAGCAAGATTCCATAAACGGCACCCGATGCACCAACAGTAGGACCGCCCTGCCCGAATAAAGGACCCAACAACAGATTTGAGATGCCGGCACCGATACCACAAGCAAGATAAAAGAGAAGGAATTTTTTTGAGCCCCAATTATTTTCCAATTCCATTCCAAACATCCAGAGTGCAAACATATTAAATAATAAGTGCATAAAACTGGCATGCATAAACATGTATGTGAATAATTGCCAAAATTGGAGTGTTGGCATTTCTGGGATGTTTGAGAATATCGGATATAGAGCAAAGGTTGAGTCAATAAAGTAAGCTAAAGAATAATCGCCAATCCTGAATAACCCGAAGAAACCAGAAAATAAAAATATGCTTATATTAATAAGCAATAACGCTTTGATTACTGGGGGGAAAAATCGGAAGCCGCCAAAAAGCGAGGGTCGTTGATAGTTATATGTTTGGTTGTAAGACAAGTTAATTGTTAACGGTTGATGGTTAATAGTTAGTAAAGACTTTTGAAAAATTATATCTGCAAGTAGTGAATAATTATATATAGAACAGGGAAAAACGCGAATTTGACGGATATTCACGGATTATTATCCGTGTTGATCCGTTGAATCTGTGTTCTATTTACTATGTTTCAGCAGTCTCTTTTAACAGTTAGAAAGTGCCACAACACCTGGTAAAACTTTACCTTCTAAAAATTCGAGAGAGGCGCCACCGCCTGTAGAAACGTGGCTAACAGCTTTCTCAAGTCCTGCTTTCGCAATCGCAGCCGCTGAGTCGCCACCACCGATAATCGTAATGGCACCGGTTTTTGTTGCATTTGCCAGCGCCTGTGCAACAGCGTTAGTTCCTACTGCAAAATTTTGCATCTCAAAAACACCCATCGGTCCGTTCCAAACAATTGTTTTGGATGCAGCGATAACATCTGTAAAAAGTTTTACAGTTTCAGGGCCTATATCAAGTCCTTGCCATCTGGGTTCGATGTTCTCGACTTTTACAACTTTCTTTTGAGCAGCGTTATCAAATTTATCAGCAATCACACAATCGACAGGAAGTAAAAATTTAATATTGCGTTTTGAAACTTCTTCCAACAACGATTTGGCTAAATCAATTTTATCTTGTTCAAGAAGCGAATCGCCAATCTCCAAACCTTTTGCTTTGTAAAAAGTGTAAGCCATTCCACCGCCGACAATCAATGTATCAACTTTATTCAACAGATTGTGAATCACATCAATTTTTCCTGAAACTTTTGCGCCTCCTAAAATAGCCGTGAAAGGACGGACAGGATTTTCAAGAGATTTTCCTAAATAATCAAGCTCTTTTTTCATCAGGTAACCCGCAACTGCAGGTTTGATATAACGAGTTACTCCTTCAGTCGAAGCGTGAGCACGATGTGCACTACCGAACGCATCGTTCACATAAACATCACCTATTGAAGCTAACTCTTTTGCAAAATTTTCGTCGTTCGCTTCTTCTTCATTATGGTAGCGGAGGTTCTCCAACAACAAGCATTCACCGTCCTTCAAACTTACAACAGCGGTTTTTGCCGGTTCACCAATACAATCAGAAGCAAACCTGACAGCCAGACCTAAAAGCTCAGATGTACGTTTTGCAACCGGTGCAAGTGAAAATTCCGGTTTGGGTTTCCCCTTTGGTCGTCCCAAGTGACTCATCAAAATTGCTCTACCGCCGTCGGCCAAAATTTTCTTGATAGTCGGGAGAGATTCTACAATTCTTGTATCATCAGTAACCACTCCGTTTTCCATTGGGACGTTGAAATCAACACGTACCAAAACTCGTTTCGATTTTACTTGTATATCATCAATCGTCATTTTATTCATGATCATTTCCTCATAAAGAATTTTAATTTTTAAATAAAACGGCTCACAAGATATTTTCACCGCGAGCCGTTGGAAACTTTATTAAAATAATGATTTAAGCAATCTTCTTTATCAAATCAAGCACACGACAGGAGTAGCCCCACTCATTATCGTACCAGCCGACTACTTTAACCATATTTCCGATTACCATAGTTGATAACGAATCGAAGATACAGGAATATTCGTTGCCAATAATGTCGCTCGAAACAATTTCGTCGGTGCAGTATTCTAAAATCCCTTTGAGATAAGTTTCAGATGCTTTCTTCATAGCTTCGTTAATCTGTTCTTTTGTTGCTTCTGTTTCTAATTCTGCAACGAAGTCAGTTACCGAACCATCCGGGACTGGAACGCGTAAAGCAAAGCCATCAAGTTTTCCTTTCAAATCAGGTATAACTTTTCCTACAGCTTTTGCAGCACCTGTAGTTGTTGGGATGATATTTAATGCTGCAGCCCGGGCACGTCGCAAATCTTTATGCGGTAAATCTAATACACGCTGGTCGTTCGTGTATGCGTGAATAGTCGTCATCATACCTTTTTTGACTTTGAAATTATCGTGCAGAACTTTTACCATCGGTGCAAGACAGTTTGTTGTGCAAGAAGCATTCGAGAGGATAACTTCTTTTCCTGTCAGAACATTTTCGTTCACACCCATTACTATGGTTGCGTCAATTTCATCTTTAGCGGGGGCTGTGAGAACTACTTTTTTTGCTCCTGCTTTTATATGCAATTCAATTTTTTCGCGTTTTGTGAACACACCCGTTCCTTCTATTACTATCTCGGCTCCTAATTTTGCCCACGGTAATGCTGCGGGGTCTTTCTCTGCCATCACAGGATAACTTTTCCCATTTACGATTATCGAATTATCAGTATGCGATACTGTTCCGTTAAATTTTCCGTGAACAGAATCATATTTCAAAAGATGTGCAAGAGTTTTTGCATCTGTTATGTCGTTGATGCCTACGAATTCGATCCCTTCAACTTCCAAACCGCGGCGAAAAACTAATCTGCCGATTCTTCCGAAGCCGTTAATTCCAATTTTTATAGCCATTATATTCTCCAAATAGTTTTAATTATAAATCATTTCAGTTTAATTTTTGTTAAATTCACATCAAATTTATGAATAAATGGGTAGAAAGGCAAATAAGGGATTATAGGTAAATATTAAAAAGAGTGATAGCGTTTTATCTTCCCATTAATAATAGCAACCAGAATATCAAGGTCGAATGGTTTCGTTATATAATCATCTACACCAAGTTGGAAACCTGAACGCATAACTAATTCATCTTGCAAAGCACTCATGAAAATAAAAGGAGTCTTTCTCAGGTATGGAATTTCCTGTACCGAGGAAAAGAACTTGAAACCATCCAAATCCCCCTGCGGAAACATTATATCACATAGTATCAGGTCAAATGCACTAGTCTTCAGCTTTTCAAATGCACTCTCAATATCAAGAGCCGTAGTAACATCGAATCCGTTTCCCCTTAATGTGTCTTCAAGTATTTGCAGCAAGATATCATCATCGTCAACCACAAGAATACTCCCTTTACTTTTCTTTTTCTTAAAACTTGATTTAATGAAAGACTCGATTTGTGATTTTTGTTCGTCGGTTATATGAAATTGTTTTCTAATGTCGTCTAACTTTTTTTTATTTTTTAAAGTGATTTCACCTGCAAGAATTCCCTTTTGGACCTGAGCGATGTACAACTCGAGCTGTACATCGGACTCAAGACTGAAATGTTCATCAAAAGTAAGTTCAAGAAGCTCTTTCAACCGCATCAATATCTTAGCACCTTCAACCGAAGGTTGTCCGTTAGTGTAATTCGCGTGCATCTTTTCGCGATACAGTGCAATTCTTCCTTCTCTCGTATCCGGTACTTTTATTCCCAATATCTCAAGCTTGTCGTCGTACTCCTTCGATATTTGTTCCAACCTACGGAGAAAAGTTTTTTCCATTTTACTATGGAGTTCTTCTCTTATTTCTTTTATTGCTCTGTTATTTTCAGCTACCAAAGCATCATATTTTTGTTGGAAATTTTTCTTTTCTGCAGCTATCATCGCTTCAGCATCAGCTTGAATTCGTTTTCTCTCCTCTGTGATTTGGGTTTGATACATTGCTTCGAATTCCCGCTCGAGTAATTGTAGAAAAGCATTTCTGTTTTTCTCGAATTGTTTTAGTGTTTGCGCAGCATTTCTTTCAGCATTGTGAAGTTCCTGTGTATATTTTTCTTTAAACTCGTTTTCTATCTCATTTCGAATAGTTTGTTCAGATGGAATAAGGATATTGTTTATCTGTTCAACCGTTTGAGCAGGTTTTTCGGTTGTTACACTTTGGCTTCCTTCAACCCTACTTTTTTTAAGAAGGTGAGGGTTATCTTCTAAAAACTGTATTCTTTCTTCAAAGGCTTTCAGGTATGGATTCATGGGTCCCCATTCTTTTGCTTCTGCTAAACTCTCTCTGGCTTTAGTAAGATTTCCATTTTTTATTGAGCCATCAACCTCCCTGAGACAACGATGAAAATTTTTCGTTACATCTGCGGAATTGATATCTGAATTTGATTGATTCGTTTGCATATCTTTATTTTTGTTCCCGATTTTATTTGTTTATTAGTTCTACTTTTTTATTGAGCCAGATGAAATTTCTT
Encoded here:
- the ispG gene encoding flavodoxin-dependent (E)-4-hydroxy-3-methylbut-2-enyl-diphosphate synthase, with protein sequence MSSSELNSHPTYKVGIRRQTRQVNVGGVLIGGDAPISVQTMTKTKTGDVDATVKQIIEATEAGCDIVRVTVNDKEAAEAMPKIVMKSPIPVVADIHFNHVFALQAIEAGVAKVRINPGNIGSKNRIRQVLEAAAGKGIPIRIGVNSGSLEEDILEKHGFPTAEALYESAMRHVGICDEFNFKDVVISVKSTDVKLMIEAYRLIASKTDLPLHLGVTEAGTTKIGTIKSAVGIGTLLAEGVGDTIRVSLTDDPVKEIEVGKEILRSLSLASRNVELIACPTCGRLEVDLFSIVKQLEEKLAGEKKPIKIAVLGCVVNGPGEASEADIGIAAGKGVAILYRKGEMIKKIKEDEIVSTILEEVQNFQPGK
- a CDS encoding rhomboid family intramembrane serine protease, producing the protein MPTLQFWQLFTYMFMHASFMHLLFNMFALWMFGMELENNWGSKKFLLFYLACGIGAGISNLLLGPLFGQGGPTVGASGAVYGILLAFGIIFPNRPIFLYFFLPIKAKYFVTIFMAIELYAGITGTQDGIAHFAHLGGAAVGFILIIIDSKRYQLINFWEKFISIYQKPGRYTTATKKSPDIISDAKYFDIEENQDALQQRVDEILDKISKEGYQNLSEKEKQILFEASKKLK
- a CDS encoding phosphoglycerate kinase, coding for MNKMTIDDIQVKSKRVLVRVDFNVPMENGVVTDDTRIVESLPTIKKILADGGRAILMSHLGRPKGKPKPEFSLAPVAKRTSELLGLAVRFASDCIGEPAKTAVVSLKDGECLLLENLRYHNEEEANDENFAKELASIGDVYVNDAFGSAHRAHASTEGVTRYIKPAVAGYLMKKELDYLGKSLENPVRPFTAILGGAKVSGKIDVIHNLLNKVDTLIVGGGMAYTFYKAKGLEIGDSLLEQDKIDLAKSLLEEVSKRNIKFLLPVDCVIADKFDNAAQKKVVKVENIEPRWQGLDIGPETVKLFTDVIAASKTIVWNGPMGVFEMQNFAVGTNAVAQALANATKTGAITIIGGGDSAAAIAKAGLEKAVSHVSTGGGASLEFLEGKVLPGVVALSNC
- the gap gene encoding type I glyceraldehyde-3-phosphate dehydrogenase, coding for MMAIKIGINGFGRIGRLVFRRGLEVEGIEFVGINDITDAKTLAHLLKYDSVHGKFNGTVSHTDNSIIVNGKSYPVMAEKDPAALPWAKLGAEIVIEGTGVFTKREKIELHIKAGAKKVVLTAPAKDEIDATIVMGVNENVLTGKEVILSNASCTTNCLAPMVKVLHDNFKVKKGMMTTIHAYTNDQRVLDLPHKDLRRARAAALNIIPTTTGAAKAVGKVIPDLKGKLDGFALRVPVPDGSVTDFVAELETEATKEQINEAMKKASETYLKGILEYCTDEIVSSDIIGNEYSCIFDSLSTMVIGNMVKVVGWYDNEWGYSCRVLDLIKKIA
- a CDS encoding response regulator translates to MQTNQSNSDINSADVTKNFHRCLREVDGSIKNGNLTKARESLAEAKEWGPMNPYLKAFEERIQFLEDNPHLLKKSRVEGSQSVTTEKPAQTVEQINNILIPSEQTIRNEIENEFKEKYTQELHNAERNAAQTLKQFEKNRNAFLQLLEREFEAMYQTQITEERKRIQADAEAMIAAEKKNFQQKYDALVAENNRAIKEIREELHSKMEKTFLRRLEQISKEYDDKLEILGIKVPDTREGRIALYREKMHANYTNGQPSVEGAKILMRLKELLELTFDEHFSLESDVQLELYIAQVQKGILAGEITLKNKKKLDDIRKQFHITDEQKSQIESFIKSSFKKKKSKGSILVVDDDDILLQILEDTLRGNGFDVTTALDIESAFEKLKTSAFDLILCDIMFPQGDLDGFKFFSSVQEIPYLRKTPFIFMSALQDELVMRSGFQLGVDDYITKPFDLDILVAIINGKIKRYHSF